A stretch of the Rosa rugosa chromosome 5, drRosRugo1.1, whole genome shotgun sequence genome encodes the following:
- the LOC133709038 gene encoding uncharacterized protein LOC133709038 yields MEVSVSGKKKIKPDPFTDIVFSWSLEDIFNEDLYKDKVKKIPESFQSAQHYFRSYIYPLLEETRAELHSNMKTLNRAPFAQVVRFEEAKPYGTKLYDVKVDKWHNRFIDSGKEPYKTLPGDLFVLADAKPETVSDLQRVGRSWAFASATNYVPESENEDDSTSLYFEVKASKEFEVENSRTSLFIVFLGSLIRDGRIWKALHMSRNLKIINEVLCTDSMVQKGFCSERNNDIWNQSIVESLSSGLNESQTGAVLACLEMLHSGEKSAVQLIWGPPGTGKTKTTMVSKAEPNDLFCSLGEILLFGNKERLKIGADIEEIYMDCRVKRLVDFLGPRTGWRDCFASMIGLLEDCVSDYHIFLENEFTKETEQMNVSETKDKECRRGAQVKKGKCKTFVQFLRGRFASTATPLRYCISVFCTHVGKNYISVDNFQDLVSLIRLVDSFELLLSQDNVVSEVLEELFSHSDVEDVSESFVGNSFDLCMMRRDCLLALRTLRDSLSQLKLPNIRNEESIRKFCFQRASLIFCTASSSYKLHRVAMEPLSIVVIDEAAQLKECESTIPLQLPGVKHAVLVGDECQLPATVISKVSDEAGFARSLFERLSLMGHSKHILNMQYRMHPSISLFPNSNFYKDLIQEKHYLPGAMFGPYSFINVIDGREEKEEDGPSRKNIVEVAIVSKILRNLYKGMSSRRFFFIFSSQYFNHWDFQIDAFYAFGLNFTLPYSLKNTDLNCNKSLLM; encoded by the exons ATGGAGGTTTCAGTTTCAGGCAAGAAAAAGATCAAGCCTGACCCTTTCACTGATATTGTGTTTTCTTGGTCCCTGGAGGACATTTTCAATGAGGATCTTTACAAAGACAAG GTGAAAAAGATTCCTGAATCATTTCAATCGGCTCAGCATTACTTTCGGTCTTATATATATCCTTTACTGGAAGAAACCCGAGCAGAATTGCATTCAAATATGAAAACTCTTAATAGAGCACCGTTTGCTCAAGTAGTGCGTTTTGAAGAAGCCAAGCCATATGGAACAAAGCTATATGATGTCAAGGTTGATAAATGGCATAACAGGTTCATTGATAGTGGCAAGGAGCCATATAAAACTTTGCCCGGTGATCTTTTTGTTTTAGCTGATGCTAAACCTGAAACTGTTTCCGATTTACAAAGAGTAGGGAGGTCATGGGCTTTTGCATCGGCCACTAATTATGTCCCAGAAAGTGAGAATGAAGATGACAGTACCTCTCTTTATTTCGAAGTCAAGGCATCAAAAGAGTTTGAAGTCGAAAATAGCAGGACATCACTTTTTATAGTTTTCTTGGGGAGTTTAATCCGTGATGGAAGAATTTGGAAAGCGTTGCACATGTCCAGAAATCTGAAGATTATCAACGAAGTTCTATGCACTGATTCTATG GTTCAGAAAGGTTTCTGCTCTGAAAGGAATAATGACATCTGGAATCAGAGTATAGTTGAGAGTTTATCATCTGGATTGAATGAATCCCAAACTGGGGCAGTGTTGGCCTGCCTTGAAATGCTGCATTCTGGTGAAAAGTCTGCCGTGCAACTTATCTGGGGTCCTCCTGGTACtggaaaaacaaaaaccaca ATGGTGAGTAAAGCAGAGccaaatgatttgttttgttctttAGGAGAAATTCTTCTGTTTGGGAATAAGGAGCGACTCAAAATTGGTGCAGACATTGAAGAAATTTATATGGATTGCCGCGTCAAAAGGCTTGTAGATTTTTTGGGGCCAAGGACTGGTTGGAGGGATTGCTTTGCTTCCATGATAGGTTTACTTGAGGATTGTGTTTCTGATTACCATATTTTCTTGGAAAATGAGTTCACGAAAGAGACAGAACAAATGAATGTTAGTGAAACGAAAGATAAAGAATGCAGAAGAGGTGCTCAAGTTAAAAAGGGGAAGTGCAAAACATTTGTTCAATTTTTGAGAGGTAGATTTGCGTCTACTGCAACACCGTTAAGATATTGCATTTCTGTGTTCTGTACCCATGTAGGGAAAAATTATATTTCGGTAGACAATTTCCAAGACTTGGTTTCGCTTATCCGGTTAGTTGATTCCTTTGAGTTACTGTTATCTCAAGATAATGTTGTTTCTGAAGTGTTGGAAGAACTCTTTTCTCATTCGGATGTTGAAGATGTGTCTGAGTCGTTTGTAGGCAACTCTTTTGATCTTTGTATGATGAGAAGGGATTGCCTTTTAGCTTTACGCACTCTACGGGATTCTCTTAGTCAACTTAAACTTCCAAATATTAGGAATGAGGAATCTATACGGAAGTTCTGTTTTCAAAGAGCATCTCTAATATTTTGCACTGCATCTAGTTCGTATAAGCTGCATAGAGTGGCAATGGAACCACTAAGCATTGTTGTTATTGACGAGGCTGCACAGCTAAAAGAGTGTGAGTCAACAATACCCCTGCAACTTCCAGGTGTGAAGCATGCTGTTCTTGTTGGTGATGAATGTCAGTTACCAGCTACGGTAATAAGCAAG GTTTCTGATGAAGCTGGTTTTGCAAGAAGCTTGTTTGAGAGGTTGAGCTTAATGGGTCATTCAAAACATATTTTAAATATGCAATACAGAATGCATCCATCAATAAGTTTATTCCCAAATTCAAATTTCTATAAAGACTTGATCCAGGAGAAGCACTATCTTCCAGGAGCAATGTTTGGTCCTTATTCTTTTATAAATGTGATTGATggaagagaggaaaaagaagaggatgGACCCAGTCGGAAAAATATAGTGGAGGTTGCTATTGTTTCAAAAATACTGCGGAATCTGTACAAAGGCATGTCTAGCAGGAGATTCTTCTTCATATTCTCATCTCAGTATTTTAATCATTGGGATTTCCAAATTGATGCTTTTTATGCTTTTGGTTTAAATTTTACATTACCTTATTCACTAAAGAATACTGACTTGAACTGCAACAAAT CACTTCTCATGTAA
- the LOC133708379 gene encoding uncharacterized protein LOC133708379 — translation MEVSGKKKIKPDPFTDTVFSWSLEDIFNEDLYKDKVKKIPESFQSAEHYFGSYIYPLLEETRAELHSSMETLNRAPFTEVVGFEEAKPYGTKLYDVKVDYWRNRFRDSGKEPYKTLPGDLFVLADAKPETVYDLQGVGRSWAFASATNVSESENEDDSTSLYFKVKASKEFEVENSRSSFFLVFLVNLTRDGRIWKALHMSRNLKIINEVLCTDSMVQKDFCSERNNDIWNQSIVESFSSGLNESQTGAVMACLEMLHSGEKSAVQLIWGPPGTGKTKTTVTLLSTLLQMNRKTLICAPTNVAITGVASLLVKMVSKAEPNNLFCSLGEILLFGNKERLKIGSDIEEIFMDCRVKRLVDCLGPRAGWRHCFASMIGLLEDCVSDYHIFLENEFMNDTEQKNVSETKDKECRRGAEVKKEKCKTFVQFLRDKFASTATPLRYCISVFCTHIGKNYISVDKFQDLVLLTQLVNSFELLLSQDNVVPEALEELFSHSDVEDVSESFVGNSFDLCMMRRDCLSALRTLQDSLSQLKLPNIRNEESIREFCFQRASLIFCTASSSYKLHRVAMEPLSIVVIDEAAQLKECESTIPLQLPGVKHAVLVGDECQLPATVKSNVSDEAGFARSLFERLSLMGHSKHILNMQYRMHPSISLFPNSNFYDDLIRDAPNVKRRSYEKHYLPGAMFGPYSFINVIGGREEKDEDGHSRKNMVEVAIVSKILRNLYKEWVESKQRLSIGIVSPYAAQVVAIKDRVGKKYDQLDGFEVKVKTVDGFQGGEEDIIIISTVRSNSHQSLEFISKSQRVNVSLTRARHCLWILGNERTLSDGESVWKALVLDAKSRQCFFNADEDKDLAKAILEVKKEFDQFDDLLNADSVLFRSARWKVLFSEYFLKSFKKLTSVRLKKSVLNLLLKLSSGWRPKRRSVETLSGSSSMILKKFKVEGLYIVCTNDISKNLQYVQVLKIWDILPLEDIPKLINRLDGIFNRYTDNFINLCEEKCLDGDLEVPKSWSPSLEFSRFKDLSISEAQSNLVGDTSDCRSYVENSQVSESLLLMKFYSLSSGVVNHLLSDREGRELDLPFEVTDEEMEIILYRRSSFIVGRSGTGKTTVLTMKLFQKEQCHQFAVEGCYSSQDTSKVEQSSAATEGNVLRQLFVTVSPKLCFAIKRHVSHLKSFACGGDNSTDSTERGLIDMADFDEEETQFKDIQDSFHDIPPSSYPLVITFHKFLMMLDGTLSNSYIERFLDVTATVGHFRSSKSVAFQSFIRTKEVNYEKFSSFYWPRFNTQKTKKLDVSRVFIEIISYIKGGLGAIDACDGKLSREGYVQMCEGRGSNLSKQKREAIYDVFQAYEKLKMENGEFDLADFVIDLHRRLKHEKYEGDQMEFVYIDEVQDLTMSQIALFKHMCNNVEEGFVFSGDTAQTIARGIDFRFQDIRHLFYKKFVLESRSNNNDERKEKGLISELLQLTQNFRTHAGILKLSQSIVELLYRFFPFSVDALKPETSLIYGEAPVLLESGENENAIMKIFGNSGNIVGFGAEQVILVRDDSARQEISKFVGKHALVLTIVECKGLEFQDVLLYNFFGTSPLKNQWRVIYDYMKEQNLLDSTLPKRFPSFSESKHNILCSELKQLYVAVTRTRQRLWICENVEDLSKPMFDYWKKKCLVQQRQLDDSLAQAMQVASSPEEWKSRGIKLYHEHNYEMATMCFERAGDTYWERRSKASGLKAIADRMRTSNPEEAKSILREAAEIFDAIGKADSAARCFSDLGEYERAAKIYLEKCGESELQRAAECFSLAGCYEDAADVYAKGNFFSECLTVCANGKLFEMGLHYINDWKQHAVEDCAKASRGEEIYKMEQEFLESCALHYHKLKDNRFMMKFVKAFNSIILMRDFLKSIGSLDELLSLEEEFGNYLEAANIAQLKGEILLESDFLGKAGKFKEASLHILFYVISKSLWSSGSRGWPMKKFPQQEELLTKAKSFAKNGKDNIDELVCSESEILLNGQDNLAVLKHQMDASERHKSIRGELLSARKILDAHLSPRTDKYFWEKELIEDLVKHSKDKISRNQVSIDSLVYYWNFWKEKILHIIESVGCVETPEYYSYVELCFTCLGVWRLYHNLNPIYVLLVPDADWVRGLDKRHLKSYGKLVSIDVHQLIPAAQYYWSSELLSVGIKVLEKLEALFKFPLKNSDSTFFQCRALTLIYDVARNLLDSKCLKPRYQDYLTLQKLVTFSAGEYVAYIFPLDWRNSLRQNMISLRRTDASKNVLNQVIVEYTSSKNELSYGQIGRIAMIILGSGKLLNNGLSVQLVKKLEINTPWKAFIEDLCTSVGPGHTRQEPIEVSVMLRLHEALVETYSVNWRKVSNYISPGCFLYLVERLLFSASCYQGFVITTSSCFIEWLIYQDEDTSLRSIVTGGRPSLGTILPFVINVVSDCIFKKKDMIEWIEKSDRNWRKYYQSLMLRLVTVLCLINLNFRLCLDIIHDLLGRNFITELLPWEFYDALRRRRKPNSLSLNVNVLAGALKKIDNTLVIASFGVNCSGFYSSDAIFVDMTTNQCKDDILRKWFPKPPVIQVAQHQVASVENGRSSCSPALSATDSEEGKSSKLAPSESSLVKETAVAAGKQCEAEDSHSKDEGNCISNASDQQCPGPISEQHDAEDSHTKGEENNASTESNPTCQKDDGTSTPSSSKEAGSKAKNKTKGKNKKNKKKGGKK, via the exons ATGGAGGTTTCCGGCAAGAAAAAGATCAAGCCTGACCCTTTCACTGATACTGTGTTTTCTTGGTCCCTGGAGGACATTTTCAATGAGGATCTTTACAAAGACAAG GTGAAAAAGATTCCTGAATCATTTCAATCGGCTGAGCATTACTTTGGGTCTTATATATATCCTTTGCTGGAAGAAACCCGAGCAGAATTGCATTCAAGTATGGAAACTCTTAATAGAGCACCGTTTACTGAAGTAGTGGGTTTTGAAGAAGCCAAGCCATATGGAACAAAGCTATATGATGTCAAGGTTGATTACTGGCGAAACAGGTTTCGTGATAGTGGCAAGGAGCCATATAAAACTTTGCCCGGTGATCTTTTTGTTTTAGCTGATGCTAAACCTGAAACTGTTTATGATTTACAAGGAGTAGGGAGGTCATGGGCTTTTGCATCGGCCACTAATGTCTCAGAAAGTGAGAATGAAGATGACAGTACCTCTCTTTATTTCAAAGTCAAGGCATCAAAAGAGTTTGAAGTCGAAAATAGCAGGTCATCattttttctagttttcttgGTGAATTTAACCCGTGATGGAAGAATTTGGAAAGCGTTGCACATGTCCAGAAATCTGAAGATTATCAACGAAGTTCTATGCACTGATTCTATG GTTCAGAAAGATTTCTGCTCTGAAAGGAATAATGACATCTGGAATCAGAGTATAGTTGAGAGTTTTTCATCTGGATTGAATGAGTCCCAAACTGGGGCAGTGATGGCCTGCCTTGAAATGCTGCATTCTGGTGAAAAGTCTGCTGTGCAACTTATCTGGGGTCCTCCTGGTACtggaaaaacaaaaaccacaGTTACTCTGCTTTCAACCCTGCTACAGATGAATCGTAAGACTCTTATTTGTGCTCCAACAAATGTTGCAATAACTGGAGTTGCTTCTCTTCTTGTGAAGATGGTGAGTAAAGCAGAGCCAAATAATTTGTTTTGTTCTTTAGGAGAGATACTTCTATTTGGGAATAAGGAGCGACTCAAAATTGGTTCAGACATTGAAGAAATTTTTATGGATTGCCGTGTCAAAAGGCTTGTAGATTGTTTGGGGCCAAGGGCTGGTTGGAGGCATTGCTTTGCTTCCATGATAGGTTTACTTGAGGATTGTGTTTCTGATTACCATATTTTCTTGGAAAATGAGTTCATGAACGACACAGAACAAAAGAATGTTAGTGAAACTAAAGATAAAGAATGCAGAAGAGGTGCTGAAGTTAAAAAGGAGAAGTGCAAAACATTTGTTCAATTTTTGAGAGATAAATTTGCGTCTACTGCAACGCCGTTAAGATATTGCATTTCTGTGTTCTGTACTCATATAGGGAAAAATTATATTTCAGTAGACAAATTCCAAGACTTGGTTTTGCTTACCCAGTTAGTTAATTCCTTTGAGTTACTGTTGTCTCAAGATAATGTTGTTCCTGAAGCGTTGGAAGAACTCTTTTCTCATTCGGATGTTGAAGATGTGTCCGAGTCGTTTGTAGGCAACTCCTTTGATCTTTGTATGATGAGAAGGGATTGCCTTTCAGCTTTACGCACTCTACAGGATTCTCTTAGTCAACTTAAACTTCCAAATATTAGGAATGAGGAATCTATACGGGAGTTCTGTTTTCAAAGAGCATCTCTAATATTTTGCACTGCATCTAGTTCATATAAGCTGCACAGAGTGGCAATGGAACCACTAAGCATTGTTGTTATTGACGAGGCTGCACAGCTAAAAGAGTGTGAATCAACAATACCCCTGCAGCTTCCAGGTGTGAAGCATGCTGTTCTTGTTGGTGATGAGTGTCAGTTACCAGCTACGGTAAAAAGCAAT GTTTCTGATGAAGCTGGTTTTGCAAGAAGCTTGTTTGAGAGGTTGAGCTTAATGGGTCATTCAAAACATATTTTAAATATGCAATACAGAATGCATCCTTCAATAAGTTTATTCCCAAATTCAAATTTCTATGATGACTTGATACGGGATGCTCCAAATGTAAAACGAAGAAGCTACGAGAAGCACTATCTTCCAGGAGCAATGTTTGGTCCTTATTCTTTTATAAATGTGATTGGTGGAAGAGAGGAGAAAGATGAGGATGGACATAGTCGGAAAAATATGGTGGAGGTTGCTATTGTTTCAAAAATACTGCGGAATCTGTACAAAG AATGGGTTGAATCAAAACAGAGACTCAGTATTGGTATAGTGTCTCCCTATGCTGCTCAAGTAGTCGCAATTAAGGACAGAGTGGGTAAGAAATATGATCAGCTTGATGGCTTTGAAGTGAAGGTAAAAACAGTTGATGGGTTTCAAGGTGGGGAAGAGGACATAATTATAATATCCACTGTACGATCCAACAGCCATCAATCACTTGAATTCATTTCAAAATCGCAAAGAGTTAATGTCTCTCTTACAAGGGCAAG GCACTGTTTGTGGATTTTGGGGAATGAAAGAACGCTTTCCGATGGTGAATCTGTTTGGAAGGCCTTGGTCCTTGATGCCAAAAGTCGTCAATGCTTCTTTAATGCCGATGAAGACAAGGATTTAGCCAAGGCCATATTAGAGGTCAAGAAAGAGTTTGACCAATTTGATGATTTGCTCAATGCCGACAGTGTTCTTTTCAGAAGTGCTAGATGGAAG GTACTTTTCAGTGAATACTTTCTGAAGTCATTCAAGAAACTGACATCAGTCCGCTTGAAGAAGTCGGTGCTAAATCTTCTACTGAAGCTTTCCAGTGGTTGGAGACCTAAGAGGCGAAGTGTTGAGACACTTTCTGGTAGCTCTTCCATGATCTTGAAGAAATTTAAAGTTGAAGGTCTGTACATTGTTTGCACTAATGACATCTCAAAGAACCTACAATACGTTCAAGTATTAAAGATCTGGGACATATTGCCTCTGGAGGATATCCCAAAGTTGATAAACCGCCTGGATGGTATTTTCAACAGATATACTGATAACTTTATCAATCTTTGCGAGGAGAAGTGTCTCGATGG TGATCTAGAGGTTCCAAAAAGCTGGTCACCGTCTTTGGAATTTTCCCGGTTTAAGGATCTTAGCATCAGTGAAGCTCAGAGTAATTTAGTTGGTGACACTTCTGATTGTAGAAGCTATGTTGAGAATTCACAGGTTAGCGAGAGTTTGTTGCTGATGAAATTTTATTCCTTATCATCTGGGGTAGTAAACCACTTGCTGTCAGACCGTGAGGGTAGAGAACTAGATCTTCCATTTGAAGTTACAGATGAAGAGATGGAGATTATCCTTTATCGTAGAAGTTCCTTTATAGTGGGACGGTCGGGAACTGGGAAAACCACAGTTTTAACCATGAAATTGTTTCAAAAAGAACAGTGCCACCAATTTGCAGTTGAAGGATGCTATAGTAGTCAAGATACTAGCAAGGTTGAGCAGAGTTCTGCAGCTACTGAAGGGAATGTTCTGCGCCAGCTTTTTGTGACAGTGAGTCCTAAGCTATGTTTTGCCATCAAGCGACATGTTTCACACTTGAAAAG TTTTGCATGTGGTGGAGATAACTCAACTGACTCAACTGAAAGAGGTTTAATTGATATGGCTGATTTTGATGAGGAGGAAACCCAATTCAAGGATATCCAAGATTCATTTCACGATATTCCTCCAAGTTCTTACCCACTTGTCATTACATTTCATAAGTTTTTGATGATGCTCGATGGAACATTGAGTAACTCATACATTGAAAGATTCCTTGATGTGACAGCTACTGTTGGCCATTTTAGGAGTTCGAAATCAGTTGCATTTCAGAGCTTTATAAGGACGAAAGAAGTTAATTATGAGAAGTTTAGCTCTTTCTATTGGCCCCGTTTTAATACTCAGAAAACAAAGAAGCTTGACGTTTCAAGAGTCTTTATAGAGATTATTTCTTATATAAAAGGTGGCTTAGGAGCTATAGATGCATGTGATGGTAAACTCAGCCGGGAGGGTTATGTTCAAATGTGCGAGGGCCGGGGTTCTAATTTGAGCAAGCAAAAGAGAGAAGCAATATACGATGTTTTTCAGGCTTATGAAAAGTTGAAGATGGAAAATGGTGAATTCGATCTGGCTGATTTTGTAATTGATCTTCACCGTCGGCTCAAGCATGAAAAGTATGAGGGTGATCAGATGGAATTTGTTTATATTGATGAGGTTCAAGATCTCACAATGAGTCAAATTGCTTTGTTTAAACACATGTGCAACAATGTTGAAGAGGGATTTGTCTTTTCTGGTGATACAGCACAAACAATAGCAAGGGGTATTGACTTCAGGTTTCAGGATATACGACATCTGTTCTACAAGAAGTTCGTATTGGAGTCAAGAAGCAATAAcaatgatgaaagaaaagaaaaaggcctCATCTCTGAATTACTTCAGTTGACTCAAAACTTCCGTACTCATGCCGGTATATTGAAGTTATCACAAAGCATTGTTGAGCTACTGTATCGGTTTTTCCCCTTTTCTGTCGATGCGTTGAAACCTGAAACCAGTCTGATTTATGGGGAAGCTCCAGTTTTGCTTGAATCTGGAGAAAACGAAAATGCAATCATGAAAATTTTTGGAAACAGTGGAAATATAGTTGGCTTTGGTGCAGAGCAGGTGATTTTGGTGCGAGATGATAGTGCTCGACAAGAAATATCCAAATTTGTAGGGAAGCATGCTCTTGTCCTAACCATAGTGGAGTGTAAGGGCCTTGAGTTTCAG GATGTCCTCTTATACAACTTTTTCGGCACATCACCTTTGAAAAATCAGTGGAGGGTTATATATGATTACATGAAGGAACAAAATTTACTCGACTCCACATTACCTAAGCGCTTTCCAAGTTTCAGTGAATCAAAACACAACATATTGTGCTCTGAACTGAAGCAATTATATGTGGCTGTTACTCGAACAAGACAGAGATTGTGGATTTGTGAAAATGTGGAAGACCTCTCGAAACCTATGTTTGACTATTGGAAGAAAAAATGTCTTGTGCAACAAAGGCAGCTAGATGATTCACTTGCCCAGGCAATGCAAGTGGCAAGCAGTCCAGAGGAGTGGAAATCACGAGGCATTAAG CTATATCATGAACATAACTATGAAATGGCCACAATGTGCTTTGAAAGAGCTGGTGACACTTACTGGGAAAGGAGGTCTAAAGCCTCCGGCCTTAAAGCTATTGCTGACCGTATGCGAACATCAAATCCTGAAGAGGCTAAATCTATTCTTAGAGAAGCTGCTGAAATATTTGATGCTATTGGCAAGGCCGATTCTGCTGCGAGATGTTTTTCTGATTTGGGGGAGTATGAAAGAGCAG CTAAGATATATTTGGAAAAATGCGGAGAATCTGAACTTCAAAGAGCAGCAGAATGTTTTTCACTAGCGGGATGCTATGAGGATGCTGCAGATGTCTATGCCAAGGGAAATTTTTTCTCGGAGTGTCTCACTGTTTGTGCAAATGGGAAACTATTTGAAATGGGTTTGCATTATATTAATGATTGGAAACAGCATGCTGTTGAGGACTGTGCTAAGGCTAGTAGAGGAGAAGAAATATATAAAATGGAGCAGGAATTTTTAGAGAGCTGCGCACTTCACTATCATAAGTTGAAAGATAACAGATTCATGATGAAATTTGTGAAAGCTTTCAATTCTATAATATTGATGAGGGACTTTTTGAAGAGTATAGGGAGCCTTGATGAGCTTTTGTCATTGGAGGAAGAATTTGGAAATTATCTGGAAGCCGCAAACATCGCCCAGCTTAAGGGTGAAATCCTACTTGAATCTGATTTCCTTGGAAAGGCAGGTAAGTTCAAAGAGGCCTCACTGCATATTCTGTTTTATGTGATTTCCAAATCTCTTTGGTCATCTGGTAGCAGGGGCTGGCCCATGAAGAAGTTTCCACAACAGGAGGAGCTTTTGACAAAGGCCAAGTCATTTGCCAAGAATGGGAAAGATAACATTGATGAGCTGGTTTGCTCTGAGTCAGAGATTTTATTGAATGGGCAGGATAACTTGGCTGTTTTGAAACATCAAATGGATGCTTCTGAAAGACATAAGAGTATTAGAGGTGAATTATTATCGGCTCGAAAAATTTTGGACGCCCATCTCTCTCCAAGAACTGATAAGTATTTTTGGGAGAAAGAATTGATTGAAGATCTTGTAAAGCATTCAAAAGATAAAATATCTAGAAATCAGGTGTCCATTGATTCGCTTGTCTACTACTGGAATTTCTGGAAGGAGAAGATTCTTCACATTATTGAATCTGTAGGATGTGTGGAAACTCCAGAGTACTATAGTTATGTAGAACTCTGTTTTACTTGTTTAGGAGTTTGGAGGTTGTATCATAATCTGAATCCAATCTATGTTTTACTGGTCCCTGATGCTGATTGGGTTAGAGGTCTGGACAAAAGGCATTTGAAAAGTTATGGGAAGTTGGTCTCCATTGATGTTCATCAGCTCATTCCAGCAGCTCAGTATTATTGGAGTTCAGAACTGCTCTCTGTTGGCATCAAAGTTTTGGAAAAGCTTGAAGCACTTTTCAAGTTCCCACTAAAGAATTCTGACTCGACGTTCTTCCAGTGCAGGGCTCTTACCCTTATCTATGATGTTGCAAGAAATCTTTTGGATTCCAAATGTCTGAAGCCAAGGTATCAAGATTACTTGACACTACAGAAGCTGGTAACATTTTCGGCCGGGGAGTATGTTGCTTACATCTTTCCTTTAGATTGGAGGAATTCGTTGCGACAGAATATGATTTCTCTTAGAAGAACTGATGCTTCAAAGAATGTGCTGAATCAAGTTATAGTTGAATATACCAGCTCAAAGAACGAGCTGTCTTATGGGCAGATTGGAAGGATCGCAATGATCATTCTCGGGTCAGGTAAGCTGCTGAATAATGGGCTCTCTGTTCAGCTTGTCAAAAAGCTTGAAATTAATACACCATGGAAGGCCTTCATTGAGGATCTCTGTACGAGCGTTGGACCTGGACATACCCGTCAGGAACCAATAGAGGTGTCTGTCATGTTGCGGTTACATGAGGCTTTGGTTGAAACATATAGTGTCAACTGGAGGAAGGTTTCCAACTACATATCACCTGGTTGCTTCTTGTATCTTGTGGAGCGCCTTCTGTTTTCAGCAAGTTGCTATCAAGGTTTTGTCATCACTACAAGTTCTTGCTTTATTGAATGGCTGATATACCAGGATGAAGATACCAGCTTACGTTCCATAGTGACTGGTGGGCGTCCTTCTCTGGGAACCATTCTTCCATTTGTGATTAATGTGGTTAGCGATTGTATTTTCAAGAAGAAGGATATGATTGAATGGATTGAGAAGTCTGACAGAAATTGGAGGAAGTATTATCAGTCACTCATGTTGCGGTTGGTTACTGTCTTGtgtttgattaatttgaacttcCGCTTGTGTTTGGATATAATCCATGATTTGCTGGGGAGGAACTTTATCACTGAACTCCTACCATGGGAGTTTTATGATGCActtaggaggaggaggaaacccaattctctcAGTTTAAATGTTAATGTGCTTGCTGGAGCTCTCAAGAAGATTGATAATACATTGGTGATTGCGAGTTTCGGGGTTAATTGTTCAGGGTTTTACAGTTCAGATGCCATCTTTGTCGACATGACTACCAATCAATGCAAGGATGACATATTGAGAAAATGGTTTCCAAAGCCGCCTGTCATTCAAGTTGCACAACATCAAGTTGCATCTGTTGAAAATGGTAGAAGTTCTTGCAGTCCTGCACTCTCTGCAACTGATTCTGAAGAAGGTAAGAGTTCTAAACTTGCGCCTTCAGAATCCAGCTTGGTAAAAGAGACTGCTGTTGCAGCTGGTAAGCAGTGTGAAGCTGAAGACAGTCACAGTAAAGATGAGGGTAATTGCATATCCAATGCATCAGATCAGCAGTGTCCAGGCCCAATCTCGGAGCAGCATGACGCTGAGGACAGCCACACAAAAGGCGAGGAAAACAACGCATCCACCGAGTCAAATCCGACATGTCAAAAAGATGATGGTACTTCCACCCCATCTAGCAGTAAAGAAGCTGGAAGCAAGGCGAAGAACAAGACAAAGGGcaagaacaagaaaaacaagaagaaaggaGGCAAGAAATAG